The Silurus meridionalis isolate SWU-2019-XX chromosome 26, ASM1480568v1, whole genome shotgun sequence region TAAGAGTAGCACCTGTACAGCAAAAATACATCCTCAAGACTGCTTTCATTACATGAGAACTGAATGGAAACATCTGTTTGTCAAAATAGTCATCAATAACAGGATTAGTGACATACCCTTTGTCTGAGATTATATGAATGAAATTTACTTCCTTTCTGCGAGGTACAAATCGGATACAGGTCGACTTTTGGAAGGAGTCCATTGCACGCTGGATAACATCTATTTCAGGTGGTGCTGCCAGAAAGAGAAGCTCGTTAAAGGTAATTAATGAAGCTCTGACAAATATTCCTTTGAAGCCAGATAAAATATTATACTCACAGTACTGACTGGAAATGACATAAGGCACATAAACCATCATATCTGCGCTTCTGATCCACATGCACTTATTAGAAGTACATGGATCTGCATTCTGGAGTCCAGTGAACACGGCTATATCACCATGTATAATAGTGAAATCACCGTCTGGTTTTCCTGTTCAGTAaaacacaattgtgtgtttgaCACTGAGATTCTTAGTGTATGCAGTTTCATTCATGTATCagtttattcatgtttattttatgtcCCAAACCAATGACACTCGATCTAGTGAAAATGTTTGTTAGTACATCAGTACATTATTATGTGGTTTAGTGTTTATGAATgtgctcactctctctctctctctctctctctctctctctctctctctctctcttaccagCATTCTTGTTGGCTCTTTCAATTATGGCAGAAACTGAGTAATAATCGCTGTCAATGCTGTTATCTGAAATGGAATGAACAATACTAGTAAAATGTAATATGAGTattgatgtaaaaataaaacatggtaCAGATAAATTCATTAAAAGTGTGACTCTTACCAATCTCCTCAGAGGTTCCATTGATGAATGTCTGTTtgataaatacatatttacatatacacattttaattaaatacattaattatattgattaaatacattaattaatatatgtattattttcttttaattgtccataatatatttaatgtaattaatatttctGTAACTCACCCTAATGGAACGACTCTGAACACTGACGCTGAGCAGGAGCAGGACGATGCCTTGTATCAGGTACATGATGAAAGTGTCAGTGTATCAGCACTGAGAGTGGAGAATGTGCTGCAGAAGAACAGCTTAAATACTCTCAAGTGTTTCTCACTTCCTTTTcacacaaagcagcttcactTTCTAGAAAATCTTTTCCAAAAAATGtgcagccctttttttttttaagtacttcTGAACCTTTTCTAAAAGTTTTCAACTGTTCAAACTTGAGCTGATATAAAttctaattatattaaataaataacatttataaagcaGTTTTTCAAAATTGTGTAGATTAAAATCTCAGGGCTACAGATTTATtggtttaattacattttatttgtatagctatttttaataatggacattggAAAATAATATTATCTTTATACACGCATTGTTTATGTTAATGTCAGAGGAGAGTTCACAgcatgcaaaactgtttgtgGAAATTCTAGTCCTAAACCATTGCAGAAAAATGGTTCTTATTCATTGCAGTCCAAAGATTTCCTAAGAGTTTACTATCTTCAGTAATCTCAAGGGTTTTATAGATCGACGAAacagatacactatatgaccaaaggtttttggacacctgtcTATAAGAGTCTGTGTTTTTTcgacatttagtcccatttgctgttcgTGGTGTAAATCATGTCTTTAAACCAACAACTTACTCTTTTGTTCTGCTTCTTAGCAATTCACACACCTGTcctattacacatttagtctgATTCttcaataaacattttctaGACACAAcactgttataatatcctccactcctctgggaagatgttttaccaGAATTTGGAttttgcttgtggagatctgtatctgtataaagtcaggtactgatgtaggtgaggtgaagagatctgaggtgcagtcagttcacattcatcccaaacgtGTTTAACAGGGCTTAGGTCAGAGATCTGAAGCAGgggatctttcactccaacccatgtaaagaagattttcattgagctggctttgtgaacagggatATGGTGATGCTTACAtttcatttacagaatttagcaGATGACTTTATTTAGACtaacatacaaaagtgctttgaactctctatcaatcaataaattaacACTGGTTCACCAGGTTGCAGACTTAGGATTGcatcagcctaaaactctgTTAGAAGGAATTAgcatcatttatttacaacccttctccttcttttggattctaccattaggggtcacctCAGTGGATCATCCATTTCCAAACTACACATCTGTCTCTTtgaaaccaactacctgcatgttttccttcaccacatccatccatgaaccttctccttggtctttctcttttcctccttcctgatgtctccatcctcagcattctcctactga contains the following coding sequences:
- the LOC124379853 gene encoding low choriolytic enzyme-like isoform X1 encodes the protein MYLIQGIVLLLLSVSVQSRSIRTFINGTSEEIDNSIDSDYYSVSAIIERANKNAGKPDGDFTIIHGDIAVFTGLQNADPCTSNKCMWIRSADMMVYVPYVISSQYSPPEIDVIQRAMDSFQKSTCIRFVPRRKEVNFIHIISDKGCYSYVGRINGKQVLSLNRNGCVYHKVIQHELLHALGFHHEQCRSDRDKHVRILLQNIKNDGINNFVKVATNNLNTPYDYNSIMHYSRYAFSKNSYPTILPTPDKYVSIGRATEMSHNDILRVNRLYCS